From the Cohaesibacter sp. ES.047 genome, one window contains:
- a CDS encoding Rieske 2Fe-2S domain-containing protein, producing MVRAYHNECPHLLTPLDTFPDEFLDKENPGLLVCSTHGARFQVSDGLCIIGPCTGANLESVDVTVREGEVYLVAPAV from the coding sequence ATGGTGCGCGCCTACCACAATGAGTGCCCTCACCTCCTGACACCACTCGACACGTTCCCGGACGAGTTTCTCGACAAGGAAAATCCCGGACTGCTGGTCTGCTCTACCCACGGTGCCCGCTTTCAGGTCTCCGACGGGCTTTGCATCATCGGTCCCTGCACCGGTGCCAATCTCGAATCGGTTGACGTGACGGTGCGAGAGGGCGAGGTCTATCTTGTCGCGCCCGCCGTCTAG
- a CDS encoding ornithine cyclodeaminase has protein sequence MTPQKGKLNLVPFVSVDNMMKLILSIGVEEIIKGIADQIESDFKRWESFDKTPRVASHSKEGVIELMPTSDGEVYGFKYVNGHPKNTKEGLQTVTAFGLLADVYTGYPVLLTEMTILTALRTAAMSAVAAKYLAPKDAKVMAMIGNGAQCEFQALAFKRICGIDTVRLYDIDPVATDKAVFNLKDSGLKVIRADSHQECVAGADIITTCTADKQCATILTDNMVGSGQHINAIGGDCPGKTELHGDILRRSDIFVEYPPQTRIEGEIQQLDPNHPVKELWKVITGEEQGRTSEGQITLFDSVGFAIEDFSALRYLYRVIKDTKFYDDLDMLADPDEPRDLYGMVRRAAKPVESAAE, from the coding sequence ATGACCCCGCAAAAAGGCAAGCTCAATCTCGTTCCCTTCGTCTCTGTCGATAATATGATGAAGCTGATCCTCTCGATCGGCGTCGAAGAGATCATCAAGGGCATCGCAGACCAGATCGAGAGTGACTTCAAGCGCTGGGAAAGCTTCGACAAGACACCACGCGTCGCCTCCCACTCCAAGGAAGGCGTCATCGAACTGATGCCCACGTCCGATGGCGAGGTCTATGGCTTCAAATATGTCAACGGACACCCCAAGAACACCAAGGAAGGCCTCCAGACCGTTACCGCTTTCGGCCTTCTGGCTGATGTCTACACCGGCTATCCGGTTCTTCTGACCGAAATGACCATCCTCACCGCCCTGCGGACCGCAGCCATGTCGGCTGTCGCGGCCAAATATCTTGCCCCCAAGGATGCAAAGGTCATGGCGATGATTGGCAATGGTGCGCAGTGTGAATTCCAGGCCCTCGCCTTCAAACGCATTTGCGGCATCGACACCGTTCGCCTTTATGACATCGACCCTGTCGCCACCGACAAGGCGGTCTTCAATCTCAAGGACTCTGGCCTTAAGGTCATTCGGGCGGACAGCCATCAGGAATGCGTCGCCGGCGCAGACATCATCACCACCTGCACCGCCGACAAGCAATGCGCCACCATCCTGACCGACAACATGGTTGGCTCGGGTCAGCATATCAACGCCATCGGCGGCGACTGCCCGGGCAAGACTGAGCTGCATGGCGACATCCTGCGCCGCTCCGACATTTTCGTTGAGTATCCGCCCCAGACCCGCATCGAAGGCGAGATCCAGCAGCTCGATCCGAACCATCCGGTCAAGGAACTCTGGAAAGTCATAACCGGCGAGGAACAGGGGCGGACATCTGAAGGCCAGATCACCCTCTTCGACTCGGTCGGCTTTGCCATCGAGGATTTCTCGGCCCTGCGCTATCTTTACCGGGTCATCAAGGACACCAAATTCTACGACGATCTCGACATGCTGGCCGACCCGGACGAGCCGCGTGACCTTTATGGCATGGTGCGGCGGGCAGCAAAGCCGGTGGAATCAGCGGCGGAATGA
- a CDS encoding Lrp/AsnC family transcriptional regulator encodes MEAKHVYDQLDRDLISLLRHDGRAPLSKLADILKVSRGTVQNRLDRLVSSGAVLGFSVRVREDYELDGIRAIMMIEVVGKSTSQVIRRLRGMPELHTLHTTNGSWDLIAEIQTASLADFDRVLREVRLIEGVLNSETSILLSTI; translated from the coding sequence ATGGAAGCCAAGCATGTCTATGATCAGCTGGATCGGGATCTGATCTCGCTGTTGCGTCACGACGGACGCGCGCCCTTGTCCAAGCTTGCGGATATTCTCAAGGTTTCGCGCGGGACGGTTCAGAACCGGCTTGATCGGCTTGTGTCTTCGGGGGCGGTGCTCGGTTTCAGTGTCCGGGTGCGCGAAGACTATGAGTTGGACGGCATTCGGGCGATCATGATGATCGAGGTGGTCGGCAAGTCAACATCCCAGGTCATTCGCCGCCTGCGCGGGATGCCGGAATTGCACACGCTGCACACAACCAACGGCTCGTGGGATCTGATTGCGGAAATCCAGACGGCATCGCTGGCTGATTTCGATCGGGTGCTGCGAGAAGTGCGGCTTATTGAAGGGGTGCTGAACAGTGAGACGAGCATCCTGCTCAGCACCATCTGA
- a CDS encoding DUF1761 domain-containing protein: MPLGEVNWMAALIAALAGFAVGVIWYMALGKQWMAAAGLTEADVKGSSGKPKATPFIIAAIANIVMAAMLFGILVHVGDPTVRRGLMSGLFIWIGFVATTSSVNYAYQQKPFRLTLVDTGHWLVNLMVQGAILGAFG; encoded by the coding sequence ATGCCATTGGGAGAAGTGAACTGGATGGCCGCGCTCATCGCCGCTCTTGCCGGATTTGCCGTGGGTGTCATCTGGTATATGGCGTTGGGCAAACAATGGATGGCAGCAGCAGGCCTCACCGAGGCTGACGTCAAGGGATCAAGTGGCAAGCCTAAAGCCACGCCCTTCATCATTGCGGCCATCGCCAACATCGTCATGGCGGCCATGCTGTTCGGTATTCTGGTCCATGTGGGCGATCCGACCGTGCGGCGCGGCCTCATGTCCGGACTGTTCATCTGGATCGGCTTCGTCGCAACGACCTCAAGCGTCAACTATGCCTACCAGCAAAAGCCATTTCGCCTCACGCTCGTCGACACGGGCCACTGGCTTGTCAATCTCATGGTGCAAGGGGCAATCCTAGGCGCCTTCGGCTGA
- a CDS encoding thioredoxin family protein translates to MKTVGQHKSGLMKRSALLNMGGFALLSVFCLGLQVQSPLAGSGPVAVVELFTSQGCSSCPPADKYLSELAADPNVIALTEAVDYWDYLGWADKNARHENTVRQHDYAAVRGDRRVYTPQMVINGRVHVVGSRRDDIKKTIHSLAQKAKGLSIPITMDRNADALTINVASRPDDAADITDGTLYLVQFNRAVTAQIERGENRGRSITYHNVVTSMQPVGMWHGDALKVELPLRDIHKDGHDGCAVLLQADNGGLPGPIFGAAKIDLP, encoded by the coding sequence ATGAAAACAGTCGGTCAGCATAAATCCGGTTTGATGAAGCGCAGCGCCCTGCTCAATATGGGCGGTTTTGCGCTGTTGTCGGTCTTTTGCCTTGGTCTTCAGGTTCAAAGCCCGCTTGCGGGTAGCGGTCCGGTTGCTGTGGTGGAATTGTTCACCTCGCAAGGGTGCTCGTCCTGTCCGCCTGCAGACAAATATCTTTCTGAGCTTGCTGCCGATCCGAACGTCATTGCCCTTACCGAAGCGGTCGACTATTGGGACTATCTTGGCTGGGCCGATAAAAACGCGCGTCATGAAAACACGGTGCGACAGCACGATTATGCTGCTGTCCGCGGTGATCGCCGGGTCTATACGCCGCAAATGGTGATCAACGGGCGTGTGCATGTGGTTGGCAGTCGACGCGACGACATCAAGAAGACGATCCACTCGCTCGCTCAAAAGGCGAAAGGTCTTTCTATTCCGATCACGATGGATCGGAATGCCGACGCCCTGACCATCAACGTTGCTTCGCGACCGGATGATGCAGCTGACATCACGGATGGAACGCTCTATCTGGTGCAGTTCAATCGCGCGGTGACGGCCCAGATCGAGCGCGGGGAAAATCGCGGTCGGTCCATCACCTATCATAATGTGGTCACGTCGATGCAGCCGGTTGGCATGTGGCACGGCGATGCTCTGAAGGTGGAATTGCCCCTTAGGGACATTCACAAGGATGGTCACGACGGATGTGCGGTGCTGCTGCAGGCCGATAACGGTGGCTTGCCCGGACCGATCTTTGGAGCGGCCAAGATAGATCTGCCTTGA
- a CDS encoding cytochrome b/b6 domain-containing protein: MTAETTKPERRSETPEQASDLKKVRLWDPALRIFHWLLVICVAAAWGLAEFGPDIMTLHFYFGYAICVLLVFRLIWGFVGPKAARFSHFIYGPQSLFSYLGKIFRREPSYWPGHNPLGALAAFALLGILTAQAATGLMSDPDDFINVGPLASYVGYETATWASDMHHIFATLLQIIVIVHVLAIVFYKVWKHENLVTPMITGWKWVKKTNKG, encoded by the coding sequence ATGACCGCCGAAACGACCAAACCGGAGCGCCGCTCCGAAACGCCTGAACAGGCAAGCGATCTCAAAAAGGTTCGCCTGTGGGATCCCGCTCTGCGCATTTTTCACTGGCTACTGGTGATCTGTGTGGCTGCAGCCTGGGGGCTGGCAGAATTCGGCCCCGATATCATGACCCTGCATTTCTACTTCGGTTACGCGATTTGCGTGCTGCTGGTTTTCAGGCTCATCTGGGGCTTTGTCGGCCCAAAAGCCGCACGGTTCAGCCATTTCATCTATGGCCCGCAATCCCTGTTTTCCTATCTTGGCAAGATCTTCAGACGTGAACCGAGTTATTGGCCCGGACACAATCCTCTGGGTGCACTTGCGGCCTTTGCTCTTCTGGGAATTCTCACCGCTCAGGCAGCGACCGGTCTGATGTCTGACCCGGACGATTTCATCAACGTCGGACCGTTGGCGAGCTATGTGGGGTATGAAACGGCCACTTGGGCCAGCGACATGCATCACATTTTCGCGACCCTGTTGCAGATTATCGTCATCGTCCACGTCCTTGCCATTGTCTTTTACAAGGTTTGGAAGCACGAAAATCTCGTCACGCCGATGATCACAGGATGGAAATGGGTCAAAAAGACCAACAAGGGCTGA
- a CDS encoding cytochrome c: protein MKKITFIAVACALLATPALANEKEDAVKARQAFYKSMGGEMRPLMNNIKGEYDAASAQEHADKLASITKTDVTTYFVEGTSNQDMPGKTEASPKIWEDMAGFKEKFSALQTAVATLKVEAGKGKAELGAAFQQVGASCKSCHDAFREK from the coding sequence ATGAAGAAAATTACATTTATTGCAGTCGCCTGTGCACTGCTCGCCACACCTGCGCTCGCCAATGAAAAGGAAGACGCGGTCAAGGCGCGTCAAGCCTTTTACAAATCCATGGGCGGTGAAATGCGCCCGTTGATGAACAACATCAAGGGCGAATATGACGCAGCCTCCGCTCAGGAGCATGCTGATAAACTCGCCAGCATCACCAAAACCGATGTGACGACCTACTTCGTCGAGGGCACATCCAATCAGGACATGCCGGGCAAAACCGAAGCCAGCCCGAAGATCTGGGAAGACATGGCAGGCTTCAAGGAAAAATTCTCTGCTCTTCAAACCGCGGTCGCAACCCTGAAGGTTGAAGCAGGGAAAGGCAAAGCCGAACTCGGTGCCGCTTTTCAGCAGGTCGGCGCGAGCTGCAAGAGTTGTCACGACGCCTTTCGCGAGAAATAA
- a CDS encoding saccharopine dehydrogenase, with product MSTQKAHIWLRDEDRSTERRTALTPKNARILIEQGFDLTVERSDKRAFPDKDYEKVGCTLADPRSWVDAPSDTVVLGLKELAETPSELPHRMIHFAHIYKDQTGWEKEMARFVNGGGLLYDIEFLVGEDGRRVAAFGYWAGWMGAALGVHRLLERRAGKNIITNGVSPFESQSDIIDKLKALADEVDGPMPNAIVVGAKGRSGTGASECLEAVGLPVTKWDMEETRILNRTALLSHDLLVNCVLMTGPGLLLANQTHLSAPQSRMKVISDVSCDPFSDFNPLPLYKAPTSWTDPVIKVGKNSEGDDVEVTSIDNLPSLLPAQAAEEFSDQFLAPLMRFPDGVEWKNAELKFHEIRQKAGL from the coding sequence ATGTCCACACAGAAAGCCCATATCTGGCTGCGCGATGAAGACCGCTCGACGGAACGGCGCACGGCGCTGACGCCCAAGAACGCGCGCATTCTCATAGAACAGGGATTTGACCTCACAGTTGAGCGCAGCGACAAGCGGGCTTTTCCGGACAAGGACTATGAAAAGGTCGGCTGCACGCTGGCCGATCCACGCTCCTGGGTGGATGCACCATCGGATACCGTCGTTCTTGGCCTCAAGGAACTGGCAGAAACGCCATCGGAGCTGCCACACCGCATGATCCACTTCGCACACATCTACAAGGATCAGACCGGCTGGGAAAAGGAAATGGCACGCTTCGTCAATGGCGGCGGCCTGCTCTATGACATCGAGTTTCTGGTAGGTGAAGATGGTCGTCGCGTTGCCGCCTTCGGATACTGGGCCGGCTGGATGGGAGCCGCTCTGGGCGTGCACCGCCTGCTCGAACGCCGCGCCGGGAAAAACATTATCACAAACGGCGTCTCTCCGTTCGAAAGCCAGTCCGACATCATCGACAAGCTCAAGGCGCTTGCAGACGAAGTCGACGGCCCGATGCCAAATGCCATCGTCGTGGGAGCCAAGGGCCGCTCGGGCACTGGTGCCAGCGAGTGCCTTGAAGCCGTCGGTTTGCCGGTTACCAAATGGGACATGGAGGAAACCCGCATCCTCAACCGCACTGCCCTGTTGTCCCATGATTTGCTGGTCAATTGCGTTCTGATGACTGGACCGGGCCTGCTTCTGGCCAATCAGACCCATCTGTCAGCCCCCCAATCCCGCATGAAGGTCATCTCCGATGTCTCGTGCGACCCATTCTCGGATTTCAATCCCCTGCCGCTCTACAAGGCGCCAACCAGCTGGACCGATCCCGTGATAAAAGTCGGCAAAAACAGTGAAGGCGATGATGTCGAGGTCACATCGATCGACAATCTGCCGTCCCTGTTGCCTGCGCAAGCGGCCGAAGAATTCTCCGACCAGTTTCTCGCACCCCTGATGCGGTTTCCTGACGGGGTGGAATGGAAGAATGCAGAGCTGAAGTTCCATGAGATCCGCCAAAAGGCCGGCCTCTGA